Genomic DNA from Coffea arabica cultivar ET-39 chromosome 7e, Coffea Arabica ET-39 HiFi, whole genome shotgun sequence:
AGTTGAATTCATTACTGTGATGAGGACATTAGGAAATTTAGGTAGAGTTGTTATGTCTAACATTAATTAGAAGACATGACATATGATTGCATGCATCGAAATCTGGCAAACTGATCAAAATTTAGTTTTTAGAGTAAGTAATGCATGATAAATTGCAAGCTTGGGATTTCTGGACTTCTAAATGCTTAATGTTATCTTAATCCTTTCCTCTAACTAGTATTTTTTTGCTGTCATTTTGCACTTAATGagatctgaatttttttttctattctttGGTGCAATGAATATTAGGTACTTGTTCAAATGGAAGGAGAAGAAGAGCACAATGTTGAGCGAGTTTCATCAACAGATTCTATACCTGAAAGTGGAGAGGCTAACGGAGAAAGTTCAACCAAGCGAATTAGGAGGCAAACATCAATTGCTTGGGATGGTTTTGATACTGTAGCAGTGACTGCtgatggaaggaaaaaaattaagtgTAAATGGTGTGCACAAACATATTTATTAAAAGGTAATTCTGGAACATCTAATATGCTCAAGCATTTTGAATCTTGCAAGTGGAGAGAGTTGAAGAATACAAGCTTTGGGGCTCCTTTGGATCAACATATGTATCGTGAAAAAATTGCAGTTGCTATTATAAAACACAATTACCCTTTTGAATTTGTGGAACATGAGGGCATTCAAGATCTGCATAACTTCTTATGTGAAGAGGTAAAACCTGTATCAAGAAACACAATCAAAGCAGATGTTGTGAGAATGTACTCGAGAGAAAAAGAAACTCTTAAACATGCCTTAGAGAATGTGAAGAGTAGAATATGTTTGACATTCGATCTATGGAGTTCATCCACTACAGATGGTTACTTGGCACTTACGGCTCATTATATTGATGAAAATTGGGTGCTCCAAAAATGGATATTGAATTTCCGTCATATTCCTCCACCACATAATGGTGTCTCTTTGGCAACAAGGGTAATGGATTTACTCAGAGAATGGggaattgaaaagaaaattttctcattGAGTATGGATAATGCAGCCTATAATGATGTTTTGGTGAATGTTTTGAAGCGTCATTTGAAGATTGCTGGTCCGTTGGTGTGTGATGGAGAATTCTTTCATGTGCGTTGTGGAGCACACATTCTAAACTTGATAGTAAAAGCAGGTTTAGAAATAGTTGAGCAACCTCTTTAAAAAATACGGGAATCTGTCAAGTATGTTCGGtcaagtgaagcaagaaaagTCAAATTTGCTGAATGCATTGCTAGAGTCTCTATCAATTGTAAAAAGAAAGTTCGACAAGATATTTCAATAAGATGGAATTCAACATATCTTATGTGTGAATCTGCTTTGGAGCATCGATGAACATTTCAAGAATTGCAGTTAGTTGATCCAAATTATAAATGGTTTCCAACAGATGAAGAGTGGAAAAAGGTTCATCGCATATCTCTGTTTTTAAAACCGTTTTATGATATCACTACATTGTTTTCTGGATCTCATTATCCTACTGCTAATTTATATTTTCATGGGGTTTGGAAAATTCAGCAGTTGATTTGTGAAGAAATGCATAGTCAAGATGATGATTTTGTGCAAATGgctatgaaaatgcatgataaatttaacaaatattGGGAGTGTTACagttttgttttgagttttgccGTGATATTGGATCCACGTTTTAAGTTGCAATGGGTAGAATTTTGTTTGACAAAGATATACCCGAGAACTTTTTCTACACGTGTGAGGGAGATTCGTGAGAAACTGCATTTGATGTTTGATGATTATATGCAATTATATCCCTCAGTTATGGCAGATTCATCACAAGTAGCATCTTTTAGTGAGGGAGTTTCTTCTAATCTTGTTGATGAAATAGATGAGTTTACCATGTATGAAAGTGAACACTATAATTTGAACAGGAATACATCACAGTTGGATTTGTATTTAAATGAGAATAGGTTTCCAGCAAAAGAAGATTTGGATGTTCttcaattttggaaagaaaatagaAATCGATATCCAGTGATTTCATTGATGGCACAAGACATTTTGAGTATTCCTATTACTACAGTGGCTTCAGAGTCCGCTTTCAGCGTTGGCGGTCGGATTATCAACAAATATCGTAGTACCATCTTGCCAGAGAATGTAGAAGCTTTAATATGCACTAAAGATTGGTTATATGGTGAAAAATGTAAGTATTTTATATAttctttattttgttaaaaatttcttttactgCACATAATATTTACGGtagttaaattattatttttctttatttagaaATGACTTATTTGCTGTTTTATGATATTAATATAGTTTCACAAGAAAATGCCGAGGAAGAAGCTGCATTAATTACAGATTTTGCTCCATTAGTTACAAAACTTCTTGGCTCCAATAGGGAGGTTTACGAAGAGGAAATCTAGTCATGTGACTTATTGGATTGCTCAAAGGTAATATGGTTACTGATTTATGAAGCAATTAAGTATTTTATTAGAGTGCCTTCATGGATGATTGGATGGGATTGTAGACTCGTAGCTGTTGCTTATTTGGTATGGTTTCTAGTTTTGCAGCTTCTTGATGGGGCCCTTTGTTCGTGTCTTCTTTCACTCCTTAGGGACTAGTATTCACTGCCCTTGCTGGACTAAAAGAGGAGCTGTGTTTTGGGAAGGTTATGATCTATAGCACTACAAACTTCTCAGTGGCAGCATCATATGCTTCCTAGGCCATGTTGTGTGTAATTTTTTAGCATGCATACTTTCTCTGCACTTTTGTTTAGACCATATCTCTACCAAGAAATTTTAATCATATTAGCATTTCTTTATAGCATCCTCTAATCACTTTTTCTGTTTGTTCTTTATTTCTTGCAAACTTTTGTGTTTAAATCTAATTTTTGTGAACTTTTTTTAATGCCGAAGTTAAAGGAGTATTTAGCTCATATGCACTACAGCTGAAATCAAGTACTTGAGCTGTAATGCATTTCTGAATTATGACAAGTAGTTGGAATTGCATACATAAATTGTAAAGCATTTAACTTCTGCATTCATATGCTTCCTTTGCCCGCTGCAGGTACCATGCCATTACCAGTGCTTACTACAGAGGAGCTGTTGGTGCTTTACTCGTGTATGATGTCACTAGACGTTCTACCTTTGAGAATGTTGAGAGATTGGATGCTGTTCAAGCTAGAGCTTGCATGGAAATCTTCAAGGACAATGGCTCTTGCTGCATAAGTCCTGTACATTACATCGTTCAACCAGCAATATTGTTCATTTGATTGTCCTCTTTGTCTTGGATCATATAAGATGACAGTTACATGGAAATACTTTagtattttcatgaaattcttACTTGGTAGGATCAGGAATGGGTATAGTTACTtggtaatacaaaaaaaaaaaaaagtaaccaaaatatataaatggattataaatggataattggtttttatataatccatttagatccatccatttagatccatttattaaatggatctaaatggattggataaatttcatccaccatccagtaagtcaaaaccaattatgaacCATTTATCCATATTGCCACCTCTAGGTACGATTGCTACTTGGCCCAACCGTGGGGAAATAGGGCGGTGGCTCCTCCTGCCACTCCTCCGGTTCCCTCTATGATCGCCTCACTACCTATTGACTCAATCCGAATGCTTCATTCTAGAGTTTTTCTTAGCTGAGATTAATACTTGTGATAATTACAAGTCGGcagctgaattttttttttgttgaaacgATAGAATTTTTCTATCGAAATTGATCAATAAAGACCGTCAcatattttaataaattttgtgaGAGGTAAAATTTGAACCCTTAAACTTCCGCACCAGGTTTGAGATGACCACTGGCGGCTGAATTCTTTGACGAATAATTTAACAAAGGTAGCTGTCCCTACGGGCCTACGCAATTTGACAATATTGCTCCATATTGTCATTTATGGAAGTGCCGGCATTCACGAAGTGGGATTTTTGCTTCGGCAGCCAAGGCTTCCCCCCCCACCAGAGGGACAGATAAACATAACGCAGTGATGTTGTTTTGTTGAAACCACTGAGTTCCAATctgcaacggatcttctgtcccaattcataattttgtatattattcaattaatagttattggatctttagataacaaaaaagaattaaaaaatgatatttatgtaaaagaaatagaaatataataaaaagcaACACAGAGAGTGACACAGAatatgggacagaagatccattGCGATTCCCATCCTCTTATATGAGAGCAGTTACTCAGGGCCATAAAAGATCTTCAATACTACTCAATGAAGAATTTAACTTGTCACATCCTGAGATGTCTAGAAAACGTAGAGATTGGGAGTTTTCCATATCTAGGGAAGCATCTAAATTAGAGCAGTTACTCTGGGTCAGGGTAAAGTGTTGAAGAGATGCAAGGCTCTTCAAATTCCTCATATAAGCCAAACTTCCGCATTTCTTTATGCTTGAGAGATAATCAGAGTTGGTggatatgaaaatagaaaagagTTATGtggaagagttttttttttttttcctttgtttttttgaacaaaaaaaatacCCAGAAGACTGGAGGAAATCTAAACTTACAGGAAGCAGTGAAAGTCCAGAGTTATAAATATAATGTCATTGATTTTAATCATGGGCATGTGTGCAATCTCCTCTGCAGCAATCGGTGACAATGTCAATTAGTAGGTATTTGAAACTTAAAATGATCAACAGGTGAAGATTTAAGTAAGATTAAATcctatatacactgacagtgtatacactattaccGTTAGATCTATGACATATgtacaaaaattaaatttcaaattcaaattttgcataattgtcattcattcaatgttgacagtatatacactgttagtataggaaagattaatctttaaGTAAGTAATGGAGTCAGCCCAAATTTGTTCATCAATGGGTGAAAATCATAGCGTTTTGACCTTTTGAACATCATAGGCTATGAATACATAAGCAAGCTTTTCTCATTGCTAACTTTATGCATCATTTCCAATTAGTCTGAAGGATGAAATATACTACTCAATTACCTCATTTAGTTTCCAAGCACCAAGAATCTGATATGGGATTCTGACCCCTTGGAAGCACATTAACCTATTACTCGGCATGTAGCCACCACGAGTTGAATGAGCAACTAATCTGTCCAAAGAGATAGAGAGTTTCTCATGCACCCAAACTAAATAGCATTCatacatttgattaaatattaaTGTGTCGTTTTTTTATCCATGAACACTAATTAGAACCTTACAGCGGAATCAAGAACCTTCTCATTTCTTACGACTACTTTTGGAATCTCACATGAAGCCCATTGGCATCATTACACTAGACATTCTGAATTAGAAATAGGGATCCAAAGCAGTCCTCAGCCCATTGTGTGTGCGCTGTGGCATGCGTCTGTAAATTACCACAGAGTAGTTCATTTTGACAAATGAAAGATCTTCTCTTAACAACTGTTTCAAGCATTATTCTTGTTCAAATGCACAATCCGCTAGCCTTATTGGATCTCAATATAATTCTATTGTTTGCATATATACATGCCGTTGTATagtttcatcatttgcataacTGTTGGTCCCAGTACAAGTGCACAACAGGTCCTCCATGTACTTGTTCAACAATCTTTATCAAGTTCCTCGCAAAATCAGAATAAATAAAGTTGGTAATAGCTAGTTCTGAAAGCAAGACTTGGAAATTTTACAAGAGGTAATAACCATGCTGTTCAACATAGTTAGAACAGGTTTCATCAAAATCCCCCAAAATGTCCATCTGGCCTCAGCTCACCGCATGCAAGCTCTGCTGCACCATCGTCGATTCACAGGCACTCAGTCATTCATAACTGGACGGATGCTGATTCTCAATCTAACACAACAGGGCACTCAAGGACACTTAACACCGTAAAATGAGTTGTCTGGTTGCATATAACACTGTAAAGCTGTAACTCAGGTGTCCTCATGGAAATACTTTGGTCGGTCTTGGTGAGGAAAGGTTGTTGTCCCTGCAGCATAACAGACATGAGCTCAACAAATAGGCAGTCATTTGCTGAATCAGGAAAGGGAAAATAGTAGAACGTGTAAGAATTAGCTTAGCAAGCTATTAAATGCCAaaaacaaaatcaagctaagtGACTGCAGCTCAATTATGCGTTGTTCATAAAGGAGCAGGTCAGAGATGTTAGATTTTGTTGGCCCGAAAATGCCAATAAGGTTGATTACATAACAGAGAACAAAAGTATTTCTAAGCATTTAGCTACAACCTTGTTTGAAATTGTGAGCAACTGCTTCTAATAAAGAATCCCCAGAGTCGAGAATGAATGACAAAGGGTCAAGTAGATAAGTTGTTTAGGATCAAATGCAGTTGCAACACTGGAAAAGCCTCCTTTGGCTCAGGGAAAATACCTATACTTGGGAtacttgaaaagaaaatttttattcAATTCCTAATCatttgtaatttttcttttaaaaaacaTGCTCATGTCTATTCTACCAATTCGATGGCAGggctcacccaaaaaaaaaaaaaagtaaattttcataGTCCACTACTAAAAACCTGGTGCATTGAAGTTTTTTAGATGATGTAATGAAtcgttttatttttaaaaaaataagtttATTAATACTTATAATCTATGTTAAATTTTCTGAATCGTGTCCAAGAATCAGAATAAGACAATCAGCAGACATCTGGTATCAATAAGGCAGCTTGAGAAAACAGAATAAGTAGGATAAAACATTGGCAAAATTAACTTACAGGGCGGTTTGTTTCCCTAATGTGAAACGAGTCAAACTTTGTTCAATCGGTATCAATAAGGGGAATACATGCAATCTTGGGCCACTTTTCGCCACTTCCTTTGGTGCATCTCTCTGCTAAAAGAGGACAGTCGGCGATATACAGTAGATTTAAACTGGTGAGGTGTTGTATTGCTTCTGCAGAGGGCAATTGTTTGAGGTTAGTGCAATTGCCAACGCACACTTCTCGAAGATTTTGAAGGCTACCTATCCACTTTGGAAGAACTTCCAACCCCTCAAACTCCCGTATCTCTAGAACTGTCAAGGTAGAGTGATGCTGAATTGGTCTGGAAGAGACGTGATTTTTGGCCATCCAAACAATTCAAGTTTTTCCAGAGAGAAGAAATGTTGTTTTGCAGAATCACCATCATTCTTGGTGATGGAGTCTGGCCACGGGAAATAATCAAGGTTGTCAGAGAAGCCACCGAGTTCCAACTCGCAGAGGTTGGCAAGATATTGTAGACCCTTTGCCCAACAACCAGGGTCGTCAGAAAAGATCGTCAACCGCTCGAGCAATGTGAACTTCTCAAGATTATTACTCAATGAAGTATTCAACTTATCACATCTTGAGATGTTTAGAGTATGTAGGGATTGGGGGTTTTTCATATCTAGAGAAGCATCTAAAGCAGGGCAGTCTTCTAATCTAAAGCAGGGCATTTTTCTAAGGATGAGGATTCAAGAGATGTAAGGCTATTCAAATTCCTTATACATGCCACAATTCCGCATCTTCGTATCTCTAACTCCTCAAGAGATGTCAAGTTCTCCATATCTGGTAAAACAGCCAAAC
This window encodes:
- the LOC113700480 gene encoding zinc finger BED domain-containing protein DAYSLEEPER-like encodes the protein MKSGKRNTSQLDLYLNENRFPAKEDLDVLQFWKENRNRYPVISLMAQDILSIPITTVASESAFSVGGRIINKYRSTILPENVEALICTKDWLYGEKFSQENAEEEAALITDFAPLVTKLLGSNREVYEEEI